From the genome of Rarobacter incanus, one region includes:
- a CDS encoding AAA family ATPase: MAVTQEETDWFRSTFEGLVGNIESVLFGKQHAVKLALTAIVARGHLLLEDVPGTGKTSLARAIARTISGSTSRIQFTPDLLPGDVTGMTVYDQKTGQFDFHHGPIFANIVLADEINRASPKTQSALLEAMEEGSVTVDGLTRRLPPPFMVIATQNPVEQAGTYRLPEAQLDRFIMRSSIGYPDHTSMIRIISEASDLPDPEAVITPQTLVTMADVARAVYIDPLVTDYIARVIEATRTAVQVALGASVRGGIALARTTRVWAASQGRSFVTPDDVKALAGPVLAHRLILDPEAEFDGVTTDAVVAQILLDVPPPHKHA, encoded by the coding sequence ATGGCAGTCACCCAGGAAGAGACAGACTGGTTTCGAAGTACGTTCGAGGGGCTGGTAGGCAACATTGAGTCGGTGCTGTTTGGAAAGCAGCACGCCGTCAAGCTGGCGCTCACGGCCATCGTGGCGCGGGGGCATTTGTTGCTTGAGGACGTCCCCGGGACAGGCAAGACCTCACTCGCGCGGGCGATTGCGCGCACAATTTCGGGGTCGACGAGCCGCATCCAATTCACCCCGGACCTGCTGCCCGGAGACGTCACTGGGATGACGGTTTACGACCAAAAGACCGGTCAGTTCGATTTCCACCACGGTCCGATCTTCGCGAATATCGTGCTCGCCGACGAAATCAACAGGGCGTCGCCCAAGACCCAATCCGCCTTGTTGGAAGCGATGGAGGAAGGCAGCGTTACCGTCGACGGGCTAACCCGGCGGCTGCCGCCCCCCTTCATGGTCATCGCCACGCAGAACCCCGTTGAGCAGGCAGGCACATACCGCCTCCCGGAAGCCCAATTGGACCGTTTTATCATGCGTTCCTCGATCGGCTATCCGGATCACACCTCCATGATTCGTATCATCTCCGAGGCGTCCGATCTGCCCGATCCCGAGGCGGTGATCACCCCGCAAACGCTCGTGACGATGGCCGACGTAGCGCGCGCGGTCTACATCGACCCGCTCGTAACCGACTATATCGCGCGAGTCATAGAGGCGACGCGCACGGCGGTGCAGGTGGCGTTGGGAGCATCCGTGCGCGGTGGCATCGCCTTGGCGCGAACGACTCGCGTGTGGGCGGCAAGCCAGGGGCGCTCGTTCGTGACACCCGACGACGTCAAGGCATTGGCGGGCCCGGTGCTGGCACATCGCCTGATTTTGGATCCGGAAGCAGAATTTGATGGCGTGACCACAGACGCGGTCGTAGCCCAGATATTGCTCGACGTTCCACCGCCCCACAAGCACGCGTGA
- a CDS encoding DUF58 domain-containing protein encodes MLRAVGGASKWLARVLTPGGWFAVAGSCAGITLALTLGWAGAGAVGFACAIALATAVAFVVGRREYGIDLGVFRVRVTVGDSATGAVVVTNVGAHTALPGRVELPMGQTLAVIDVPMLRPGAEHIEHLALPTAQRAVIPIGPAREVKADPLRLLRIEGSWERVETLYVHPRTVAVPTGEAGLIRDLEGSATAAITDADMSFHALREYATGDAIRHVHWKATAHTGTLMVRQFEETRRARMGVLLSLRRADFADEEEFELAVCLAASVAVAARRQGRDVSAVVPTPIPEFEDAVRPSLRTLKSTTAGTLLDELSSVRGVERAARLTQITELVNRDVRGISVAVMIAGSRVPLPELRTAALKFPRDVGVLALIANRDAPPAIRVLPDLTIATVPVLEDLRGMLVRGAKS; translated from the coding sequence GTGCTGCGCGCGGTTGGCGGTGCCAGCAAGTGGCTGGCGCGGGTACTGACTCCCGGCGGATGGTTCGCCGTGGCGGGAAGCTGCGCCGGGATCACGTTGGCGTTGACGCTCGGGTGGGCGGGGGCCGGTGCGGTTGGGTTTGCGTGCGCGATCGCGTTGGCGACCGCCGTGGCGTTCGTCGTCGGGCGGCGCGAATACGGCATCGACCTGGGCGTATTTCGAGTGCGTGTTACGGTCGGCGACAGTGCAACCGGGGCCGTCGTGGTGACGAACGTGGGCGCCCATACCGCACTGCCCGGTCGCGTGGAGCTTCCCATGGGACAAACCCTCGCGGTGATCGATGTTCCGATGCTTCGCCCGGGCGCCGAGCATATCGAGCATCTCGCCTTGCCGACGGCACAGCGCGCGGTCATTCCCATCGGACCAGCGCGCGAGGTAAAGGCGGACCCGTTGCGTTTGTTGCGGATCGAAGGTTCCTGGGAACGGGTGGAAACCCTTTACGTCCATCCGCGCACGGTAGCGGTTCCCACCGGCGAAGCCGGGCTGATACGCGATCTGGAGGGCAGCGCAACGGCCGCGATCACGGATGCCGACATGTCATTCCACGCGCTGCGCGAGTATGCCACCGGAGACGCAATCCGGCACGTCCACTGGAAGGCGACCGCGCACACGGGCACGCTCATGGTCCGGCAGTTCGAGGAGACCCGCCGGGCCCGCATGGGCGTACTGCTATCGCTGCGGCGGGCGGACTTTGCTGACGAGGAGGAATTCGAGCTCGCGGTCTGCCTGGCCGCTTCGGTTGCCGTTGCCGCGCGCCGACAGGGCAGGGACGTTTCCGCGGTCGTGCCGACCCCGATACCCGAGTTCGAGGACGCGGTTCGCCCGAGCCTGCGGACACTGAAATCGACGACCGCGGGCACGCTGCTCGATGAATTGTCATCCGTGCGGGGCGTCGAGCGGGCGGCGCGACTTACGCAGATCACCGAGCTTGTGAACCGTGATGTGCGCGGCATCTCGGTGGCGGTGATGATTGCCGGTTCCCGGGTGCCCCTCCCGGAGCTTCGGACGGCGGCGCTGAAATTCCCGCGCGACGTGGGGGTGCTGGCGCTCATCGCGAATCGGGATGCACCACCGGCAATCCGCGTCCTGCCCGACCTGACGATCGCGACAGTTCCCGTCCTCGAGGATCTGCGGGGAATGCTTGTGCGGGGTGCGAAATCGTGA